The following are from one region of the Pseudodesulfovibrio piezophilus C1TLV30 genome:
- the rpsC gene encoding 30S ribosomal protein S3, giving the protein MGQKVHPYGFRLGYNKNWVSRWYSKKDYPAFVLQDDQIRKFVKKKLYQAGIARLEIERAGGKIRLIIHTARPGIVIGRKGVEIEKLREELRSKFQTEFTIEVNEIRRPEVEAQLVAENIAQQLERRIAFRRAMKRTVGLARKFGAEGIKVACAGRLAGAEIARGEWYRDGRVPLHTLRADIDYGFAEAATTYGVIGVKVWIFKGEILDKEVEQ; this is encoded by the coding sequence ATGGGACAGAAAGTACATCCTTACGGTTTTCGTCTGGGGTATAACAAGAATTGGGTGTCCCGCTGGTACAGCAAGAAGGATTACCCTGCGTTCGTCCTTCAGGACGACCAGATCCGCAAGTTCGTTAAAAAGAAACTTTACCAAGCCGGTATCGCTCGTCTCGAGATCGAGCGTGCAGGAGGTAAGATTCGCCTGATCATCCACACAGCGCGTCCTGGTATTGTTATCGGTCGCAAAGGTGTTGAGATAGAAAAGCTGCGCGAAGAGTTGCGTAGCAAGTTTCAAACTGAATTCACCATTGAGGTCAACGAGATCCGTCGACCGGAGGTTGAAGCTCAGCTCGTAGCTGAGAACATTGCCCAACAACTCGAACGTCGAATTGCTTTCCGCCGTGCCATGAAGCGTACGGTGGGCCTTGCCAGGAAATTCGGCGCAGAGGGTATCAAAGTTGCGTGCGCAGGCCGGCTTGCCGGTGCTGAGATTGCTCGTGGCGAATGGTATCGTGACGGGCGTGTGCCCTTGCACACTCTTCGTGCCGACATCGACTACGGTTTTGCCGAAGCTGCTACCACCTACGGCGTTATCGGAGTCAAGGTCTGGATCTTCAAAGGTGAGATTCTGGACAAAGAGGTAGAACAGTAA
- the rplP gene encoding 50S ribosomal protein L16, with product MLAPKRVKFRKRQKGRLRGKAQRGNSVSFGEIGLKALEHGKITSQQIESARVAIMRHIKRGGQVWIRIFPDFPVTSKPAEVRMGKGKGAPEGWVAPVKPGRIMYEVKGVDIELAKEALKRASYKLPIKTAIVVKEGM from the coding sequence ATGCTTGCTCCAAAAAGAGTTAAATTCAGAAAGCGGCAGAAAGGCCGCCTCAGAGGCAAGGCCCAACGGGGTAACAGTGTGTCCTTCGGCGAAATCGGCCTGAAGGCATTGGAGCACGGAAAGATCACCAGCCAGCAGATTGAGTCCGCTCGTGTCGCTATCATGCGTCACATCAAGCGCGGCGGTCAGGTCTGGATTCGCATCTTCCCTGATTTCCCCGTCACCTCCAAGCCCGCGGAAGTCCGCATGGGTAAGGGTAAAGGTGCTCCCGAAGGTTGGGTTGCACCGGTGAAACCGGGTCGTATCATGTACGAAGTGAAAGGTGTTGATATCGAACTTGCCAAGGAAGCTCTCAAGCGCGCTTCCTACAAGTTGCCTATCAAGACTGCTATCGTTGTGAAGGAGGGTATGTAA
- the rpmC gene encoding 50S ribosomal protein L29 — translation MTSKELRELDDAKLIEKLTESRHDLFSMRFKHATAQLENTRQLSDVKKTIARILTIQRERQGA, via the coding sequence CTGACTTCCAAGGAACTTCGTGAACTGGATGACGCAAAGCTCATCGAAAAACTGACAGAGTCTCGTCATGATCTGTTCAGCATGCGTTTCAAACACGCTACTGCACAGCTTGAGAACACCCGTCAGTTGAGCGACGTCAAAAAGACCATCGCCCGTATCCTGACTATTCAGCGGGAACGACAGGGAGCGTAA
- the rpsQ gene encoding 30S ribosomal protein S17, whose product MAEFKYKGNRRVLTGLVISDKADKTIVVRVETLVKHPLLKKYIRRRKKFMAHDPANDCGIGDKVQIVESRPMSRRKRWHLVQILEKAI is encoded by the coding sequence ATGGCTGAGTTCAAATACAAAGGCAACAGGCGTGTGCTTACCGGCCTGGTTATCTCTGACAAGGCGGACAAGACAATTGTTGTTCGTGTCGAGACCCTGGTGAAGCATCCTCTGCTGAAGAAGTATATTCGTCGCCGTAAAAAGTTCATGGCCCATGATCCGGCTAATGACTGCGGTATTGGCGATAAGGTGCAGATCGTTGAATCGAGGCCCATGTCCCGGCGTAAGCGCTGGCACCTGGTTCAGATCCTCGAAAAGGCCATCTAA
- the rplN gene encoding 50S ribosomal protein L14 — MIQVESKLDVADNSGAKKVSCIKVLGGSKRRYASVGDIIVVSIKEAMPHSKVKKGSVMKAVVVRTKKELGRPDGSYIKFDNNSAVLLNANMEPVGTRIFGPVARELRAAGFMKIVSLAPEVL; from the coding sequence ATGATTCAGGTTGAATCCAAACTCGACGTGGCTGACAACTCCGGAGCCAAGAAGGTCTCCTGCATCAAGGTGCTTGGTGGTTCCAAGCGTCGTTATGCCAGCGTCGGTGATATTATTGTTGTGTCTATCAAAGAAGCCATGCCTCATTCCAAAGTGAAGAAAGGCTCGGTTATGAAGGCAGTTGTCGTTCGCACCAAAAAGGAACTCGGTCGTCCCGATGGTTCCTATATAAAGTTCGACAACAATTCCGCCGTGCTGCTCAATGCCAACATGGAGCCTGTCGGGACCCGTATTTTCGGTCCCGTAGCTCGTGAATTGCGTGCAGCCGGTTTCATGAAGATCGTTTCCCTCGCCCCCGAGGTCCTGTAA
- the rplX gene encoding 50S ribosomal protein L24: protein MMKTKIRKDDKVMVIAGKDKGKIGKVLKILVKKDKVLVEKVNMVQRHTKANPYAQQPGGIIEKEAPIHVSNVAIVCDACTKPTRVGYKKTEDGKKVRFCKKCNEIFK, encoded by the coding sequence ATGATGAAGACGAAGATTCGTAAAGACGACAAAGTCATGGTCATCGCCGGGAAGGACAAGGGAAAGATCGGCAAGGTGCTCAAGATTCTGGTCAAGAAGGACAAAGTCCTGGTTGAGAAAGTCAACATGGTCCAGCGTCACACCAAAGCCAATCCCTATGCCCAGCAGCCTGGCGGAATTATCGAGAAGGAAGCCCCGATCCATGTATCCAATGTGGCTATTGTATGCGATGCATGCACCAAGCCCACGCGGGTCGGGTACAAGAAGACTGAAGATGGGAAGAAAGTTCGCTTCTGCAAGAAGTGCAACGAAATCTTCAAATAG
- the rplE gene encoding 50S ribosomal protein L5: protein MTRLEKVYIEKVVPELQKEFGYSSSMEIPKLTKISLNIGLGAASQNSKLIEPAVAELTAIAGQKAVVTKAKKSIAQFKLREGMPIGTRVTLRSDNMWDFYDRLVSFALPRVRDFRGIPDRGFDGRGNFTMGIKEHTIFPELDIDKVELVKGMNVTVCTSAKTDKEGKMLLDLLGMPFKK from the coding sequence ATGACACGTCTCGAAAAAGTATATATTGAAAAGGTGGTCCCCGAGCTTCAAAAAGAGTTCGGTTACAGTTCCTCCATGGAGATCCCGAAATTGACAAAGATCTCCTTGAACATCGGACTTGGTGCAGCTAGCCAGAACAGCAAGCTCATTGAACCCGCTGTTGCAGAGCTGACTGCCATTGCCGGCCAAAAGGCCGTCGTTACCAAGGCCAAGAAGTCCATCGCGCAGTTTAAACTGCGCGAGGGCATGCCTATCGGTACGCGCGTTACGCTGCGTAGTGATAACATGTGGGATTTCTATGACAGGCTCGTGAGCTTCGCTCTGCCCCGTGTCCGCGACTTTCGCGGAATCCCCGACCGTGGTTTTGACGGTCGTGGAAACTTCACGATGGGCATCAAGGAACACACTATATTCCCTGAGCTTGATATTGATAAGGTTGAGTTAGTTAAGGGTATGAACGTGACTGTGTGCACGTCTGCTAAAACTGACAAAGAGGGCAAGATGCTGCTTGACCTCCTTGGCATGCCCTTTAAAAAGTAG